From one Danio rerio strain Tuebingen ecotype United States chromosome 19, GRCz12tu, whole genome shotgun sequence genomic stretch:
- the nuggc.1 gene encoding uncharacterized protein nuggc.1 isoform X4 yields MDSYTINFITWNANGLKQNKYQKFQELQCADVVFLQETHIGAGDEHVIEGLKKRWNVFYTKYNSSSSGTAILVRKSLDFKCLSVEKGNCGEYVLLKCELEGCLYTLVSVYNHQTDTKTLDNLSRYLQSMTTGLLVIGGDFNTFLNPFIDKKWSTGKMTKNRMHNKLLLCVENFMKSLQLADVWRRMNPVKQDFTFYIRDRPVSRLDYFFIPDECMWRVGSCEIMNSRFGELKDRQPVSLEINYVSTVPLLIDQTQSLFKLFHCKKILLTDETSSSQSEESSPAVSEVDIVSAVQSLQVSDTVRPDDIPVSFYKDNIRDVIPYIKMLYDGIHRGEVNCSELYFQDPQDDIPHFFNADYLIIATILARRLDDFLNPQSKGMIKDSAIVMITPKTVCTEAMLCCLKDEIEDSHSVLYQDFPLVEKIFRDSKFKKCQGCPLKPVLTALKLKSCALKLCKNLENYAVHVFKTNVIICVPSEDLDEILAMESSNNEEYDIMTLYRGQSVEGNESASEDYDGLLEDTEDNSQCEDSDNGSNEHEGKSKSIERAAIAMNQVTGTCPQSPGPSWSGISQNASGLGVTSIAILAGTTLGIQGTKRKRESRDLKISAKSYSDMEILNMTKKIMNEVNVRFQNIKSTDQTTNEIKNTILDSIAKMNEMDKDKRRKETIGVFGKTGEGKSSLLNAVLGLEGLLPCGSLGACTAVITQVEANLEDSEYKAEIELISKEEWENEIASTDERTDTDNERIIAVYGADADKKSLEELKKNAKYAEIDHFLSTEKKTISHTEVLDFVRDVKCHIQQSEYNPGGWYWPLVKSVTIKIPDRQELLEHIVLFDVPGTGDCNKIRDDLWKSRVKECSSVWIVNDIKRAISSKEPWSIIEHCIQDLGPGGQCKTINFICTRTDDINIKEYLGSAQPSGDHFSSDKSSKTACIHHRNNSAKDTLKRKLENMKSKDVRRFTADVFAVSSKAYFNEDLQMDKNETEIPKLQDLLKNTNKSIRRELIRDYVNQAKGVLFLIQQTKLNTTDEEMAKIKAAVRNDYKESLKKALRELNGRFDPLYETIEQCFSKGVEKSVDQCLSTTKPVISSVPYDKTLQALCKKKGFCWPQYWDAPVDLNKCLAKHIYDNIDEEFSLIFPVDSNNITGRSVQEKIDKFSVVQNGTVYSPSSILYHIQNFMKTEETKVKTSLKQDVVNRKKNVYSVIQKTIRDQMTAGYKKAAEKRGQGAMGKRKSTIIKTIESLKDSMFEEAKMQFLNEFKSLMCYICESLKSKLSRSMERSFSQSSKASLMDVSREIETLETLSEYIVT; encoded by the exons ATGGATTCATACACCATTAACTTTATCACCTGGAATGCTAACGGACTTAAGCAAAACAAGTATCAGAAATTTCAAGAACTTCAATGCGCTGATGTTGTTTTCCTACAAGAGACACACATTGGAGCAGGGGATGAACATGTTATAGAAGGTTTAAAAAAGCGGTGGAATGTTTTCTATACAAAGTACAACTCTTCCAGCAGTGGAACTGCCATTCTCGTCAGAAAGAGTCTAGATTTCAAATGTTTAAGTGTCGAGAAAGGTAATTGTGGTGAATATGTATTGTTGAAATGTGAACTGGAAGGTTGCCTGTACACTCTAGTGAGTGTTTATAACCATCAGACAGACACAAAAACGCTTGATAATCTTTCAAGATACCTGCAGTCAATGACCACAGGGCTGCTGGTGATTGGTGGAGATTTCAACACATTCCTCAATCCGTTTATCGACAAAAAATGGAGTACAGGCAAGATGACAAAGAACAGAATGCACAATAAACTGCTCTTATGTGTGGAGAATTTCATGAAATCTCTTCAGCTGGCTGATGTGTGGAGAAGAATGAACCCTGTAAAGCAGGATTTTACATTCTACATAAGAGATCGTCCAGTGTCCAGACTCGATtacttcttcattccagatgaatGTATGTGGCGTGTAGGAAGTTGTGAAATCATGAATTCAAGGTTCGGAGAGCTCAAAGATCGTCAACCTGTGTCTTTAGAGATCAACTATGTCTCCACAGTGCCTCTTCTGATAGATCAAACACAGTCACTCTTCAAACtatttcactgcaaaaaaatacttttgactGATGAAACCAGTTCATCACAGTCTGAAGAAAGCTCACCTGCAGTCAGTGAAGTTGACATTGTGTCAGCGGTTCAGTCTCTTCAAGTGTCAGACACAGTAAGACCAGACGACATCCCAGTGTCCTTCTATAAAGACAACATCCGGGATGTAATTCCATACATAAAGATGCTCTATGACGGAATCCACAGGGGTGAAGTCAACTGCTCTGAATTGTATTTTCAAGATCCACAGGATGATATCCCTCACTTTTTTAATGCCGACTACCTCATCATTGCAACTATTCTGGCAAGACGTCTTGATGATTTCTTGAATCCTCAGTCAAAGGGTATGATTAAGGATTCAGCAATTGTTATGATCACTCCTAAAACAGTCTGCACTGAAGCAATGCTCTGCTGTCTAAAGGATGAAATTGAGGACTCACATTCAGTTCTTTATCAAGACTTTCCGCTTGTGGAAAAAATCTTCAGAGATTCAAAATTCAAAAAGTGTCAGGGCTGCCCACTGAAGCCAGTACTCACAGCTTTAAAACTGAAAAGCTGCGCCTTAAAGTTGTGTAAGAATTTAGAAAATTATGCAGTGCATGTTTTCAAGACAAATGTGATCATTTGCGTCCCATCTGAAGACCTAGATGAGATACTTGCTATGGAAAGCAGCAACAATGAAGAATATGATATTATGACATTATACAGAGGACAAAGTGTTGAGGGTAATGAGTCCGCAAGTGAAGATTATGATGGACTGTTGGAGGACACAGAAGACAATTCACAGTGTGAAGACAGCGACAATGGGTCAAATGAACATGAGGGAAAATCTAAATCGATTGAAAG AGCAGCCATAGCAATGAATCAAGTAACAGGAACCTGTCCACAGTCTCCTGGGCCATCTTGGTCAGGAATTTCACAGAATGCCAGTG GGTTAGGAGTTACCAGCATTGCTATACTTGCGGGGACAACTTTaggaatacaag GCACTAAAAGAAAGCGTGAATCGAGGGATTTAAAGATCAGTGCTAAATCATATTCAG atatGGAAATACTGAATATGACAAAAAAGATCATGAATGAAGTTAATGTCAGATTTCAAAACATTAAAAGCACAGACCAAACAACAAATGagataaaaaacacaatttt AGATTCCATTGCAAAAATGAATGAGATGGACAAAGACAAAAGAAGAAAGGAAACCATTGGTGTTTTTGGCAAAACAGGAGAAGGAAAAAGCTCTTTATTAAATGCAGTGTTGGGATTAGAAGGTCTGCTGCCATGTGGTAGTCTTGGTGCCTGTACAGCAGTGATTACTCAAGTGGAAGCAAATCTTGAGGACTCTGAATACAAAGCTGAGATTGAGCTCATCTCTAAAGag GAATGGGAGAATGAGATTGCTTCCACAGATGAAAGGACTGATACAGATAATGAAAGGATCATTGCAGTGTATGGGGCTGATGCAGATAAGAAATCACTGGAAGAACTTAAGAAAAATGCCAAATATGCTGAAATTGATCACTTTTTGTCTACCGAGAAAAAAACAATTTCGCACACTGAA gtCCTTGACTTTGTCCGTGATGTTAAATGTCACATTCAGCAAAGTGAGTATAATCCTGGTGGCTGGTACTGGCCTCTTGTGAAGAGTGTGACCATCAAGATTCCAGATCGTCAAGAGCTTCTGGAACACATTGTGCTGTTTGATGTTCCTGGCACTGGAGACTGCAACAAGATACGAGATGATCTGTGGAAATCA AGAGTGAAGGAGTGCTCTTCTGTGTGGATTGTAAATGACATCAAGCGTGCAATCAGTAGCAAAGAGCCCTGGAGCATAATCGAGCACTGCATCCAAGACTTGGGACCAGGAGGACAGTGCAAAACAATAAACTTCATCTGTACCAGGACTGATGACATTAATATAAAAGAATATCTAGG aTCTGCACAGCCATCTGGAGATCACTTTTCTTCAGACAAG AGTTCGAAAACAGCGTGCATTCATCATAGGAACAACTCTGCAAAGGATACTCTGAAAAGGAAGCTTGAAAACATG AAATCAAAAGACGTCAGAAGATTCACCGCTGATGTTTTTGCTGTCAGCTCTAAGGCATACTTTAATGAAGATCTCCAGATGGATAAAAATGAAACAG AAATCCCAAAGTTGCAGGACCTTCTCAAGAACACCAACAAGAGCATCAGGAGGGAACTGATCAGAGATTATGTCAATCAAGCAAAGGGAGTTTTGTTCCTTATCCAACAAACCAAACTAAATACAACAGATGAAGAAATG GCAAAGATTAAAGCTGCAGTTCGTAATGATTACAAAGAGAGCCTTAAAAAAGCACTGAGGGAACTGAACGGTCGGTTTGATCCACTATATGAGACTATAGAGCAATGTTTCTCAAAGGGAGTGGAGAAATCAGTGGACCAGTGTCTCAGTACCACAAAGCCTGTGATTTCATCT GTGCCATATGATAAAACCCTCCAAGCATTGTGCAAGAAGAAAGGATTTTGCTGGCCACAATACTGGGATGCACCTGTAGATCTAAACAAGTGCTTGGCCAAACACATCTACGACAACATCGATGAGGAGTTCAGCTTGATATTTCC TGTTGATAGTAATAACATAACAGGGAGGTCAGTGCAAGAAAAGATTGATAAGTTCAGTGTTGTTCAGAATGGCACTGTTTACTCTCCATCTTCCATTCTATACCACATTCAGAACTTCATGAAAACAGAG GAAACCAAAGTGAAGACATCCCTCAAACAAGATGTTGTTAATAGAAAGAAGAATGTCTACTCAGTAATCCAAAAAACAATTCGGGATCAAATGACTGCAGGCTATAAAA AAGCTGCCGAGAAGAGAGGACAAGGAGCCATGGGAAAGAGAAAGagcacaataataaaaacaattgaatCATTAAAAGACAGCATGTTCGAAGAAGCAAAAATGCAATTTCTGAATGAGTTCAAGTCCTTGATG TGCTATATATGCGAGAGCCTTAAATCTAAGCTGAGCAGATCAATGGAGCGCTCATTTTCACAAAGCAGCAAAGCTTCCTTGATGG ATGTCTCAAGAGAGATCGAAACCCTGGAGACACTGTCTGAATACATTGTCACTTAA
- the nuggc.1 gene encoding uncharacterized protein nuggc.1 isoform X3, with the protein MDSYTINFITWNANGLKQNKYQKFQELQCADVVFLQETHIGAGDEHVIEGLKKRWNVFYTKYNSSSSGTAILVRKSLDFKCLSVEKGNCGEYVLLKCELEGCLYTLVSVYNHQTDTKTLDNLSRYLQSMTTGLLVIGGDFNTFLNPFIDKKWSTGKMTKNRMHNKLLLCVENFMKSLQLADVWRRMNPVKQDFTFYIRDRPVSRLDYFFIPDECMWRVGSCEIMNSRFGELKDRQPVSLEINYVSTVPLLIDQTQSLFKLFHCKKILLTDETSSSQSEESSPAVSEVDIVSAVQSLQVSDTVRPDDIPVSFYKDNIRDVIPYIKMLYDGIHRGEVNCSELYFQDPQDDIPHFFNADYLIIATILARRLDDFLNPQSKGMIKDSAIVMITPKTVCTEAMLCCLKDEIEDSHSVLYQDFPLVEKIFRDSKFKKCQGCPLKPVLTALKLKSCALKLCKNLENYAVHVFKTNVIICVPSEDLDEILAMESSNNEEYDIMTLYRGQSVEGNESASEDYDGLLEDTEDNSQCEDSDNGSNEHEGKSKSIERTTMYAVVTLEESEEVMVTASNWLTADKKQCYWPPYKSSEKFMEAVQYRFAPQTGEKSWEKLAVLFHGEYGTYEEAKKKLKQMKQPEQAAIAMNQVTGTCPQSPGPSWSGISQNASGLGVTSIAILAGTTLGIQGTKRKRESRDLKISAKSYSDMEILNMTKKIMNEVNVRFQNIKSTDQTTNEIKNTILDSIAKMNEMDKDKRRKETIGVFGKTGEGKSSLLNAVLGLEGLLPCGSLGACTAVITQVEANLEDSEYKAEIELISKEEWENEIASTDERTDTDNERIIAVYGADADKKSLEELKKNAKYAEIDHFLSTEKKTISHTEVLDFVRDVKCHIQQSEYNPGGWYWPLVKSVTIKIPDRQELLEHIVLFDVPGTGDCNKIRDDLWKSRVKECSSVWIVNDIKRAISSKEPWSIIEHCIQDLGPGGQCKTINFICTRTDDINIKEYLGSAQPSGDHFSSDKSSKTACIHHRNNSAKDTLKRKLENMKSKDVRRFTADVFAVSSKAYFNEDLQMDKNETEIPKLQDLLKNTNKSIRRELIRDYVNQAKGVLFLIQQTKLNTTDEEMAKIKAAVRNDYKESLKKALRELNGRFDPLYETIEQCFSKGVEKSVDQCLSTTKPVISSVPYDKTLQALCKKKGFCWPQYWDAPVDLNKCLAKHIYDNIDEEFSLIFPVDSNNITGRSVQEKIDKFSVVQNGTVYSPSSILYHIQNFMKTEETKVKTSLKQDVVNRKKNVYSVIQKTIRDQMTAGYKKAAEKRGQGAMGKRKSTIIKTIESLKDSMFEEAKMQFLNEFKSLMCYICESLKSKLSRSMERSFSQSSKASLMDVSREIETLETLSEYIVT; encoded by the exons ATGGATTCATACACCATTAACTTTATCACCTGGAATGCTAACGGACTTAAGCAAAACAAGTATCAGAAATTTCAAGAACTTCAATGCGCTGATGTTGTTTTCCTACAAGAGACACACATTGGAGCAGGGGATGAACATGTTATAGAAGGTTTAAAAAAGCGGTGGAATGTTTTCTATACAAAGTACAACTCTTCCAGCAGTGGAACTGCCATTCTCGTCAGAAAGAGTCTAGATTTCAAATGTTTAAGTGTCGAGAAAGGTAATTGTGGTGAATATGTATTGTTGAAATGTGAACTGGAAGGTTGCCTGTACACTCTAGTGAGTGTTTATAACCATCAGACAGACACAAAAACGCTTGATAATCTTTCAAGATACCTGCAGTCAATGACCACAGGGCTGCTGGTGATTGGTGGAGATTTCAACACATTCCTCAATCCGTTTATCGACAAAAAATGGAGTACAGGCAAGATGACAAAGAACAGAATGCACAATAAACTGCTCTTATGTGTGGAGAATTTCATGAAATCTCTTCAGCTGGCTGATGTGTGGAGAAGAATGAACCCTGTAAAGCAGGATTTTACATTCTACATAAGAGATCGTCCAGTGTCCAGACTCGATtacttcttcattccagatgaatGTATGTGGCGTGTAGGAAGTTGTGAAATCATGAATTCAAGGTTCGGAGAGCTCAAAGATCGTCAACCTGTGTCTTTAGAGATCAACTATGTCTCCACAGTGCCTCTTCTGATAGATCAAACACAGTCACTCTTCAAACtatttcactgcaaaaaaatacttttgactGATGAAACCAGTTCATCACAGTCTGAAGAAAGCTCACCTGCAGTCAGTGAAGTTGACATTGTGTCAGCGGTTCAGTCTCTTCAAGTGTCAGACACAGTAAGACCAGACGACATCCCAGTGTCCTTCTATAAAGACAACATCCGGGATGTAATTCCATACATAAAGATGCTCTATGACGGAATCCACAGGGGTGAAGTCAACTGCTCTGAATTGTATTTTCAAGATCCACAGGATGATATCCCTCACTTTTTTAATGCCGACTACCTCATCATTGCAACTATTCTGGCAAGACGTCTTGATGATTTCTTGAATCCTCAGTCAAAGGGTATGATTAAGGATTCAGCAATTGTTATGATCACTCCTAAAACAGTCTGCACTGAAGCAATGCTCTGCTGTCTAAAGGATGAAATTGAGGACTCACATTCAGTTCTTTATCAAGACTTTCCGCTTGTGGAAAAAATCTTCAGAGATTCAAAATTCAAAAAGTGTCAGGGCTGCCCACTGAAGCCAGTACTCACAGCTTTAAAACTGAAAAGCTGCGCCTTAAAGTTGTGTAAGAATTTAGAAAATTATGCAGTGCATGTTTTCAAGACAAATGTGATCATTTGCGTCCCATCTGAAGACCTAGATGAGATACTTGCTATGGAAAGCAGCAACAATGAAGAATATGATATTATGACATTATACAGAGGACAAAGTGTTGAGGGTAATGAGTCCGCAAGTGAAGATTATGATGGACTGTTGGAGGACACAGAAGACAATTCACAGTGTGAAGACAGCGACAATGGGTCAAATGAACATGAGGGAAAATCTAAATCGATTGAAAG aacaacCATGTATGCAGTTGTAACTTTAGAAGAATCAGAAGAGGTGATGGTGACAGCATCAAACTGGTTGACCGCAGACAAAAAACAATGTTACTGGCCTCCATACAAATCATCAGAGAAATTCATGGAAGCTGTTCAGTACAGATTTGCACCTCAAACAGGAGAGAAATCTTGGGAGAAATTAGCTGTCCTGTTTCATGGAGAATATG GCACTTATGAGGAGGCcaagaaaaaactaaaacaaatgaagCAGCCGGAACA AGCAGCCATAGCAATGAATCAAGTAACAGGAACCTGTCCACAGTCTCCTGGGCCATCTTGGTCAGGAATTTCACAGAATGCCAGTG GGTTAGGAGTTACCAGCATTGCTATACTTGCGGGGACAACTTTaggaatacaag GCACTAAAAGAAAGCGTGAATCGAGGGATTTAAAGATCAGTGCTAAATCATATTCAG atatGGAAATACTGAATATGACAAAAAAGATCATGAATGAAGTTAATGTCAGATTTCAAAACATTAAAAGCACAGACCAAACAACAAATGagataaaaaacacaatttt AGATTCCATTGCAAAAATGAATGAGATGGACAAAGACAAAAGAAGAAAGGAAACCATTGGTGTTTTTGGCAAAACAGGAGAAGGAAAAAGCTCTTTATTAAATGCAGTGTTGGGATTAGAAGGTCTGCTGCCATGTGGTAGTCTTGGTGCCTGTACAGCAGTGATTACTCAAGTGGAAGCAAATCTTGAGGACTCTGAATACAAAGCTGAGATTGAGCTCATCTCTAAAGag GAATGGGAGAATGAGATTGCTTCCACAGATGAAAGGACTGATACAGATAATGAAAGGATCATTGCAGTGTATGGGGCTGATGCAGATAAGAAATCACTGGAAGAACTTAAGAAAAATGCCAAATATGCTGAAATTGATCACTTTTTGTCTACCGAGAAAAAAACAATTTCGCACACTGAA gtCCTTGACTTTGTCCGTGATGTTAAATGTCACATTCAGCAAAGTGAGTATAATCCTGGTGGCTGGTACTGGCCTCTTGTGAAGAGTGTGACCATCAAGATTCCAGATCGTCAAGAGCTTCTGGAACACATTGTGCTGTTTGATGTTCCTGGCACTGGAGACTGCAACAAGATACGAGATGATCTGTGGAAATCA AGAGTGAAGGAGTGCTCTTCTGTGTGGATTGTAAATGACATCAAGCGTGCAATCAGTAGCAAAGAGCCCTGGAGCATAATCGAGCACTGCATCCAAGACTTGGGACCAGGAGGACAGTGCAAAACAATAAACTTCATCTGTACCAGGACTGATGACATTAATATAAAAGAATATCTAGG aTCTGCACAGCCATCTGGAGATCACTTTTCTTCAGACAAG AGTTCGAAAACAGCGTGCATTCATCATAGGAACAACTCTGCAAAGGATACTCTGAAAAGGAAGCTTGAAAACATG AAATCAAAAGACGTCAGAAGATTCACCGCTGATGTTTTTGCTGTCAGCTCTAAGGCATACTTTAATGAAGATCTCCAGATGGATAAAAATGAAACAG AAATCCCAAAGTTGCAGGACCTTCTCAAGAACACCAACAAGAGCATCAGGAGGGAACTGATCAGAGATTATGTCAATCAAGCAAAGGGAGTTTTGTTCCTTATCCAACAAACCAAACTAAATACAACAGATGAAGAAATG GCAAAGATTAAAGCTGCAGTTCGTAATGATTACAAAGAGAGCCTTAAAAAAGCACTGAGGGAACTGAACGGTCGGTTTGATCCACTATATGAGACTATAGAGCAATGTTTCTCAAAGGGAGTGGAGAAATCAGTGGACCAGTGTCTCAGTACCACAAAGCCTGTGATTTCATCT GTGCCATATGATAAAACCCTCCAAGCATTGTGCAAGAAGAAAGGATTTTGCTGGCCACAATACTGGGATGCACCTGTAGATCTAAACAAGTGCTTGGCCAAACACATCTACGACAACATCGATGAGGAGTTCAGCTTGATATTTCC TGTTGATAGTAATAACATAACAGGGAGGTCAGTGCAAGAAAAGATTGATAAGTTCAGTGTTGTTCAGAATGGCACTGTTTACTCTCCATCTTCCATTCTATACCACATTCAGAACTTCATGAAAACAGAG GAAACCAAAGTGAAGACATCCCTCAAACAAGATGTTGTTAATAGAAAGAAGAATGTCTACTCAGTAATCCAAAAAACAATTCGGGATCAAATGACTGCAGGCTATAAAA AAGCTGCCGAGAAGAGAGGACAAGGAGCCATGGGAAAGAGAAAGagcacaataataaaaacaattgaatCATTAAAAGACAGCATGTTCGAAGAAGCAAAAATGCAATTTCTGAATGAGTTCAAGTCCTTGATG TGCTATATATGCGAGAGCCTTAAATCTAAGCTGAGCAGATCAATGGAGCGCTCATTTTCACAAAGCAGCAAAGCTTCCTTGATGG ATGTCTCAAGAGAGATCGAAACCCTGGAGACACTGTCTGAATACATTGTCACTTAA